Proteins encoded in a region of the Variovorax sp. PAMC 28711 genome:
- a CDS encoding ATP-binding protein, giving the protein MRWAIGVGAALVTAIGLVLIFLLAQATNNRALYEQNYARLFGINVVVAALLVLVIGWVAFRLLRRLRQGKFGSRLLIKLAAIFALVGVVPGALVYVVSYQFVARSIESWFDVKVEGALDAGLNLGRATLDSLSDDLANKTRGASSQLAQVTDAGAGLALERIRDQLGASDVVLWTGTGQLVAGTGASRFQLSPERPTPQQFRQVRADRAMAHVEGLDEVPAPGANAPPVATVRALALVQRPGFDFNTEPRYLQVTVPLPPAVVANALAVQEANREYQERALAREGLRRMYIGTLTLSLFLAVFGAVLLAVLFGNQLARPLLVLADGVRQVAAGDLRPTAVLQGKDELGGLTRSFAVMTQQLSDARGAVEKTMGQLDAARANLQTILDNLTSGVIVLDAEGTVLSTNPGATRVLRAPLAAFEGQRLTEVPGLAEFGHDVQQQFDEFQVERLQHGLDHWQHAFELHASGNGLSQDAINIVARGAELPGAARLLVFDDISEIVSAQRAQAWGEVARRLAHEIKNPLTPIQLSAERLEMKLSGKVDAPEQAILTKSVKTIVDQVDAMKRLVNEFRDYARLPAADLKPVDLNALVNDVLQLYNAETLPIAMRCELDERCPPIRADAQQVRQVIHNLLQNAQDAAEAASRSTGQIGEVVIRTRLGESGQRVRLTVQDSGPGFAENILKRAFEPYVTTKTKGTGLGLAVVKKIADEHGARIELSNRLVDGAVAGAQVSLSFALAGETQ; this is encoded by the coding sequence ATGCGATGGGCCATCGGCGTGGGCGCTGCGCTGGTCACGGCCATCGGTCTGGTGCTGATTTTCCTGCTGGCGCAGGCCACCAACAACCGCGCGCTCTACGAACAGAACTACGCACGCCTCTTCGGCATCAACGTGGTGGTGGCCGCGTTGCTGGTGCTGGTCATCGGCTGGGTCGCGTTCCGGCTGTTGCGGCGATTGCGTCAAGGTAAGTTCGGCAGCCGCCTGCTGATCAAGCTCGCGGCGATCTTCGCGCTGGTGGGCGTGGTCCCGGGGGCGCTGGTCTACGTGGTGTCCTATCAGTTCGTCGCACGCTCGATCGAAAGCTGGTTCGACGTCAAGGTCGAGGGCGCGCTCGATGCCGGCCTCAATCTTGGCCGCGCAACGCTCGATTCGCTGTCGGACGACCTGGCCAACAAGACGCGTGGCGCCAGCAGCCAGCTCGCCCAGGTGACCGACGCCGGGGCCGGTCTGGCGCTGGAACGCATCCGCGATCAGCTGGGTGCGAGCGACGTCGTGCTCTGGACCGGCACCGGCCAGCTCGTGGCAGGCACCGGCGCCTCGCGGTTCCAGCTGAGTCCCGAGCGGCCGACGCCGCAGCAGTTCCGGCAAGTTCGCGCCGATCGGGCCATGGCCCACGTCGAAGGGCTCGACGAAGTGCCGGCACCCGGCGCCAACGCACCGCCGGTGGCCACGGTGCGCGCGCTCGCGCTGGTGCAACGCCCGGGCTTCGATTTCAACACCGAGCCGCGCTATCTGCAGGTGACCGTGCCGCTGCCCCCGGCGGTGGTTGCCAATGCGCTGGCGGTGCAGGAAGCGAATCGCGAATACCAGGAGCGCGCGCTGGCGCGGGAGGGCTTGCGGCGCATGTACATCGGCACGCTCACGCTCAGCCTCTTTCTCGCCGTGTTCGGCGCGGTGCTGCTCGCGGTGCTCTTCGGCAATCAGCTCGCGCGGCCGCTGCTCGTGCTGGCGGACGGCGTGCGCCAGGTGGCCGCCGGCGACCTGCGACCGACCGCGGTGCTGCAGGGCAAGGACGAACTCGGCGGCCTGACGCGCTCCTTCGCGGTGATGACGCAGCAGCTGTCGGATGCCCGTGGCGCTGTCGAAAAAACCATGGGCCAGCTCGACGCGGCACGCGCCAACCTGCAGACCATCCTGGACAACCTCACGTCCGGCGTGATCGTGCTCGACGCCGAAGGGACGGTGCTATCGACCAACCCCGGCGCCACGCGCGTGTTGCGCGCCCCGCTTGCTGCTTTTGAAGGCCAACGGCTGACCGAGGTGCCGGGCCTCGCTGAGTTCGGCCACGACGTGCAGCAGCAGTTCGACGAGTTCCAGGTCGAACGCCTGCAGCACGGCCTGGACCACTGGCAGCACGCATTCGAGCTGCACGCGTCGGGCAACGGCTTGTCGCAGGACGCGATCAACATCGTGGCGCGCGGCGCCGAGTTGCCGGGCGCTGCACGCCTTCTGGTGTTCGACGACATCTCAGAAATCGTCTCGGCCCAGCGCGCGCAGGCATGGGGCGAGGTGGCGCGCCGACTCGCCCACGAAATCAAGAATCCGCTCACGCCGATCCAGCTGTCGGCCGAGCGGCTGGAAATGAAACTTTCTGGCAAGGTCGATGCGCCCGAACAGGCGATCCTCACCAAGTCGGTCAAGACCATCGTCGACCAGGTCGATGCCATGAAACGACTCGTCAACGAGTTCCGCGACTACGCGCGGCTGCCGGCCGCCGACCTCAAGCCTGTCGACCTCAACGCGCTGGTGAACGACGTGCTCCAGCTCTACAACGCCGAGACGCTGCCAATCGCGATGCGCTGCGAGCTCGACGAGCGCTGCCCGCCGATCCGGGCCGACGCGCAGCAGGTCCGGCAGGTCATTCACAACCTGTTACAAAACGCGCAGGACGCGGCCGAGGCCGCCTCGCGCAGCACCGGACAAATCGGCGAGGTGGTCATCCGCACCCGGCTCGGCGAGTCGGGCCAGCGCGTGCGGCTCACGGTGCAGGACAGCGGGCCCGGCTTCGCGGAAAACATCCTCAAGCGCGCCTTCGAGCCCTACGTCACGACCAAGACCAAGGGCACCGGGCTCGGCCTCGCCGTGGTCAAGAAGATCGCCGACGAGCACGGCGCCCGCATCGAACTTTCGAATCGCCTGGTCGATGGGGCTGTGGCAGGGGCACAAGTCTCGTTATCATTCGCGCTGGCAGGCGAGACGCAATAG
- the cls gene encoding cardiolipin synthase: MQKTRHPFKIAFWTALLTMAATVLVLNFIPGEKKIDQHVSREYGLHDPQFRRAMSVLLGPSIVQGNRFEALLNGDQIFPPMLAAIRGAKESITFETYIYWSGDIGKAFADALAERARAGVKVHVLLDWVGSAKIDDSFLEEMEKAGVEIRKFHKPSWYDIARMNNRTHRKLLVVDGAVGFTGGVGIAPEWTGNAQDPAHWRDSHFKVEGPVVAQMQAVFMDNWVKVSGEVLHGQRYFPALAPRDVPGNDERGGAQMFSSSPSGGSESMHLMYLLAITAAEKTIDLSSAYFVPDDLTRDALVAAVKRGVRVRIITPGPIIDAQSVRNASRAGWGPLLEAGVQMHEYQPTMFHCKVLVVDDFLVSVGSTNFDNRSFRLNDEANLNIYDTDFAKAQVAIFENDLRHSRAVTLAQWQNRPLQEKVKEHLASLLSAQL, encoded by the coding sequence ATGCAAAAAACGAGACACCCTTTCAAGATCGCCTTCTGGACCGCGCTGCTCACCATGGCCGCGACGGTGCTGGTGCTGAACTTCATCCCGGGCGAGAAAAAGATCGACCAGCACGTGTCGCGCGAATACGGCCTGCACGACCCGCAGTTCCGTCGCGCCATGAGCGTGCTGCTCGGTCCATCGATCGTGCAGGGCAATCGCTTCGAGGCCTTGCTGAACGGCGACCAGATCTTTCCGCCGATGCTCGCGGCCATTCGCGGTGCGAAAGAAAGCATCACCTTCGAAACCTATATCTACTGGTCCGGTGACATCGGCAAGGCGTTCGCCGATGCGCTGGCCGAGCGGGCGCGCGCCGGCGTCAAGGTGCATGTGCTGCTCGACTGGGTCGGCAGCGCGAAGATCGACGACAGCTTCCTCGAGGAAATGGAGAAGGCCGGCGTCGAGATCCGCAAGTTCCACAAGCCGAGCTGGTACGACATCGCGCGCATGAACAACCGCACCCACCGCAAGCTGCTGGTGGTCGATGGTGCGGTCGGTTTCACCGGCGGCGTCGGCATCGCGCCCGAGTGGACCGGGAACGCGCAGGACCCCGCGCACTGGCGCGATTCGCACTTCAAGGTGGAGGGCCCGGTGGTCGCGCAGATGCAGGCCGTGTTCATGGACAACTGGGTCAAGGTGTCGGGCGAGGTGTTGCACGGCCAGCGCTACTTCCCGGCGCTTGCGCCGCGCGACGTGCCGGGCAACGACGAGCGCGGCGGCGCGCAGATGTTCAGCAGTTCGCCGTCGGGCGGCAGCGAAAGCATGCACCTCATGTACCTCCTCGCGATCACCGCGGCCGAGAAGACGATCGACCTGTCGAGCGCCTATTTCGTGCCCGACGACCTCACGCGCGATGCGCTGGTGGCGGCCGTGAAGCGCGGTGTGCGGGTGCGCATCATCACGCCGGGGCCGATCATCGATGCGCAGTCGGTGCGCAACGCGTCGCGCGCGGGCTGGGGCCCGTTGCTGGAGGCCGGTGTGCAGATGCACGAGTACCAGCCGACGATGTTCCATTGCAAGGTGCTGGTGGTCGACGACTTCCTGGTGTCGGTCGGTTCCACCAACTTCGACAACCGCTCATTCCGCCTGAACGACGAGGCCAACCTCAACATCTACGACACCGATTTTGCGAAGGCGCAGGTCGCGATCTTCGAGAACGACTTGCGGCACAGCCGCGCTGTCACGCTCGCGCAGTGGCAGAACCGCCCGTTGCAGGAAAAGGTCAAGGAGCACCTCGCCTCGCTGCTGTCGGCCCAGCTCTAG
- a CDS encoding DUF4390 domain-containing protein yields the protein MNTTASSTPCLKSAPVEACALALSRRELIAVAAVTLAGGLGTFAVPALAQAPLASVTQMRLEEGDDGVYLTAAVQFELPAGVTEVLEKGIAIFFVAEAELFTERWYWADRRVARVMRHMRLAYQPLTRRWRLNVSSMPITNTGLGVSLNQNFENLTDALDVVKRIGRLRLGDRAEIADDGSAHPVAFSFRLDTSQLPRPFQIGVAGQADWNIVAARTERLLLEKLK from the coding sequence GTGAACACGACGGCTTCTTCTACGCCCTGCTTGAAAAGCGCCCCGGTTGAGGCGTGCGCGCTCGCCTTGAGCCGGCGCGAACTCATCGCGGTGGCCGCCGTTACCCTGGCAGGCGGGCTGGGCACCTTCGCCGTTCCCGCGCTCGCGCAGGCGCCTCTGGCGTCGGTGACGCAGATGCGGCTGGAAGAAGGCGACGACGGCGTCTACCTCACGGCGGCGGTGCAGTTCGAGCTGCCGGCCGGCGTCACCGAGGTGCTGGAAAAGGGCATCGCCATCTTTTTCGTGGCCGAAGCCGAACTGTTCACCGAACGCTGGTACTGGGCGGACCGCCGCGTGGCGCGGGTCATGCGCCACATGCGGCTCGCCTACCAGCCCCTGACGCGGCGGTGGCGTCTCAACGTGTCGTCAATGCCCATCACCAATACGGGGCTCGGTGTTTCGCTCAATCAGAATTTCGAAAACCTGACCGATGCGCTCGACGTGGTGAAACGCATCGGCCGCCTGCGGCTGGGCGACCGGGCCGAGATCGCCGACGACGGGAGCGCGCACCCGGTGGCGTTCAGTTTTCGGCTCGACACCTCCCAGCTGCCCCGTCCGTTCCAGATCGGCGTGGCCGGTCAGGCGGACTGGAACATCGTGGCGGCGCGCACCGAACGCCTGCTGCTGGAGAAGCTGAAGTGA
- the nadE gene encoding ammonia-dependent NAD(+) synthetase yields the protein MTMSDEQKKIIATLQVEPVFDAATEIERRTAFLAGYLRQSGLKTLVLGISGGVDSLTAGCLAQRAVDRLRSEGYPCTFIAMRLPYGVQKDEAEAQRSLVVMKPDRTLTVDIQPAADGMLAALKAGDLAFRDAAHEDFVLGNIKARQRMIAQFAVAGAHDGLVIGTDHAAEALMGFFTKFGDGAADVTPLTGLNKRRVRACAQWLGAPDELVYKVPTADLESLVPGKPDEDAFGVSYEQIDDFLEGKAVSPEAEATILSTHRKSAHKRALPVEP from the coding sequence ATGACCATGAGCGACGAACAAAAAAAGATCATTGCGACCCTTCAGGTCGAACCGGTGTTCGATGCCGCGACCGAGATCGAGCGGCGCACGGCTTTTCTCGCGGGCTACCTGCGACAGAGCGGCCTCAAGACGCTGGTGCTGGGCATCAGCGGCGGCGTCGATTCGCTGACCGCCGGGTGCCTCGCGCAACGCGCGGTCGACCGCCTGCGCAGCGAAGGCTATCCGTGCACTTTCATCGCGATGCGGTTGCCCTACGGTGTGCAAAAGGACGAGGCCGAAGCCCAGCGCTCGCTCGTCGTCATGAAGCCCGACCGCACCCTCACCGTCGACATCCAGCCCGCTGCGGACGGCATGCTGGCTGCATTGAAAGCGGGCGATCTCGCCTTTCGCGATGCGGCACATGAAGACTTCGTGCTCGGCAACATCAAGGCACGCCAACGCATGATTGCCCAGTTCGCGGTCGCCGGCGCGCACGACGGTCTCGTGATCGGAACCGACCACGCAGCCGAAGCGCTGATGGGCTTCTTCACCAAGTTCGGCGACGGCGCGGCCGACGTGACACCGCTCACCGGCCTCAACAAGCGCCGCGTGCGTGCCTGCGCTCAGTGGCTCGGTGCGCCCGATGAACTCGTCTACAAGGTTCCGACGGCCGACCTCGAGTCGCTCGTACCGGGCAAGCCCGACGAGGATGCGTTCGGGGTGAGCTACGAGCAGATCGACGATTTCCTCGAAGGCAAGGCGGTGTCGCCGGAAGCCGAGGCGACCATTCTGTCGACGCATCGCAAGAGCGCGCACAAGCGGGCCTTGCCGGTCGAGCCCTGA
- a CDS encoding response regulator yields the protein MANILVVDDELGIRDLLFEILNDEGHNVELAENAAEARAARQRARPDLVLLDIWMPDTDGVTLLKEWSTAGLLTMPVVMMSGHATIDTAVDATRIGAFAFLEKPITMQKLLKAVEQGLARESARRAAASVVPAAASNSFAAAVTTVNDSAMMPTPLQAVVVDAGPQSNQSFDLDRPLRDARDGFEKAYFEFHLAMENGSMTRVAEKTGLERTHLYRKLKQLGVDLSRGRRSAV from the coding sequence ATGGCAAATATCCTCGTGGTCGACGACGAGCTGGGCATTCGTGACCTGCTCTTCGAAATTCTCAATGACGAAGGCCACAACGTGGAACTCGCGGAGAACGCTGCCGAGGCGCGCGCCGCGCGGCAACGCGCGCGGCCGGACCTCGTGCTGCTCGACATCTGGATGCCCGACACCGACGGCGTCACGCTGCTGAAAGAGTGGTCGACGGCGGGCCTGCTCACGATGCCCGTGGTGATGATGAGCGGCCACGCCACCATCGACACCGCCGTTGACGCAACGCGCATCGGCGCCTTCGCGTTCCTCGAAAAGCCCATCACCATGCAGAAGCTGCTGAAAGCCGTGGAGCAGGGACTCGCCCGCGAGAGCGCACGTCGCGCGGCGGCCAGCGTGGTGCCGGCGGCTGCCAGCAACAGCTTCGCGGCGGCGGTCACGACGGTGAACGACAGCGCGATGATGCCGACCCCGCTGCAGGCCGTGGTGGTCGATGCCGGTCCGCAGTCGAACCAGAGCTTCGACCTCGACCGTCCGCTGCGCGATGCGCGCGATGGCTTCGAGAAGGCGTACTTCGAATTCCATCTCGCGATGGAAAACGGTTCGATGACCCGCGTGGCCGAGAAAACGGGTCTCGAGCGCACGCACCTGTATCGCAAACTCAAACAATTGGGCGTTGATCTTTCGAGAGGTCGGCGCAGCGCTGTATAA
- a CDS encoding ATP-dependent helicase encodes MSSGLNLAQQEAVNYLHGPCLVLAGAGSGKTRVITHKIGRLIESGMAPKRIAAITFTNKAAAEMRERAKGLIGRDAKHVVVCTFHALGVRMMREDGAVLGLKPQFSILDSDDVTRILKDAGGTTDAATARIWQWTISKWKNAGLNAAQALAQAADDNERVTATIMGRYEERLTAYQSVDFDDLIGLPLKLLRDHDDVRAKWQAALGHVLVDEYQDTNATQYDVLKALVGERGHFTAVGDDDQSIYGWRGATLDNLKKLPIDYPNLKVIKLEQNYRSTSAILRAANNVIGPNPKLFPKTLFSELGEGEPVRVIDADSEAHEAERTVARIQSLRAGETITQSSTGTQHLEWRNFAVLYRANHQARVFEQALRKAQIPYKVSGGQSFFDRAEIKDLCGWFRLWVNNDDDPAFLRAVTTPKRGIGHTTLASLGTFASQYKLSLFEALFSPSLPSVMAKRAHEQLHEFGRYINDLEYRARRIMGAEDSRAFMTEWLKEIDYEKHLYDGEDSEQVAAARWTNVMEFCDWMSARAGGEIDDTSGATVESERKSLLEVAQTISLLSTISEREKDQNVVTLSTLHASKGLEWPHVMLVGVTEGLLPFKLDDDNGRQEKISDDTLARLQEERRLMYVGITRAQRSLAVSWTKKRKKGREMVAGIPSRFIAEMALDKATAKEDPREKLKALRAEFARKAQDNAAAAAAAAAAP; translated from the coding sequence ATGTCTTCCGGTCTCAATCTCGCGCAACAAGAAGCGGTCAACTACCTGCACGGGCCCTGCCTCGTGCTGGCCGGTGCCGGCTCGGGCAAGACGCGCGTCATCACGCACAAGATCGGCCGGCTCATCGAGTCCGGCATGGCCCCCAAACGCATCGCCGCGATCACCTTCACGAACAAGGCGGCTGCCGAAATGCGCGAGCGCGCCAAGGGCCTGATCGGGCGCGACGCGAAGCATGTCGTGGTGTGCACCTTTCACGCGCTGGGCGTGCGCATGATGCGCGAGGACGGCGCCGTGCTCGGCCTCAAGCCGCAGTTCAGCATCCTGGACAGCGACGACGTCACCCGCATCCTGAAAGACGCGGGCGGCACCACCGATGCGGCCACGGCGCGCATCTGGCAATGGACCATCAGCAAATGGAAGAACGCGGGCCTGAACGCGGCGCAGGCGCTGGCCCAGGCCGCCGATGACAACGAACGTGTCACCGCCACCATCATGGGCCGCTACGAAGAGCGCCTGACCGCCTACCAGAGCGTCGACTTCGACGACCTCATCGGCCTGCCGCTCAAGCTCTTGCGCGACCACGACGACGTGCGCGCCAAGTGGCAGGCCGCCCTCGGCCATGTGCTGGTCGACGAGTACCAGGACACCAACGCCACGCAGTACGACGTGCTGAAGGCGCTGGTCGGCGAGCGCGGCCATTTCACTGCGGTGGGCGACGACGACCAGTCGATCTACGGCTGGCGCGGCGCGACGCTCGACAACCTGAAGAAGCTGCCGATCGACTACCCGAACTTGAAGGTCATCAAGCTCGAGCAGAACTACCGCAGCACCAGCGCGATCCTGCGCGCGGCCAACAACGTGATCGGGCCAAACCCGAAGCTGTTTCCCAAGACACTGTTCAGCGAACTGGGCGAAGGCGAACCGGTGCGCGTGATCGATGCCGACAGCGAAGCGCACGAAGCCGAGCGCACGGTGGCCCGCATCCAGAGCCTGCGGGCCGGCGAAACCATCACGCAAAGTTCGACCGGTACGCAGCATCTCGAATGGCGCAATTTCGCGGTGCTGTACCGCGCCAACCACCAGGCCCGCGTGTTCGAGCAGGCACTGCGCAAGGCGCAGATTCCGTACAAGGTGTCGGGCGGGCAAAGTTTCTTCGACCGGGCCGAAATCAAGGACCTGTGCGGCTGGTTCCGCCTCTGGGTCAACAACGACGACGACCCGGCCTTCCTGCGCGCGGTGACCACGCCCAAGCGCGGCATCGGCCATACCACGCTGGCCAGCCTCGGCACCTTCGCGAGCCAGTACAAGCTGAGCCTGTTCGAAGCGCTTTTCAGCCCGTCGCTGCCCAGCGTGATGGCCAAGCGCGCACACGAGCAGTTGCACGAATTCGGCCGCTACATCAACGACCTCGAATACCGCGCCCGCCGCATCATGGGTGCCGAGGATTCGCGCGCTTTCATGACGGAGTGGCTGAAGGAAATCGACTACGAGAAGCACCTCTACGACGGCGAGGACAGCGAGCAGGTCGCCGCCGCGCGCTGGACCAACGTGATGGAGTTCTGCGACTGGATGTCGGCCCGCGCCGGCGGCGAGATCGACGACACCTCGGGCGCCACCGTCGAGAGCGAGCGCAAGAGCCTGCTCGAGGTGGCGCAGACCATCTCGCTGCTGTCGACCATCAGCGAGCGCGAAAAAGACCAGAACGTCGTCACGCTCTCCACGCTGCACGCGTCCAAGGGACTCGAGTGGCCGCACGTGATGCTGGTCGGCGTGACCGAAGGCCTGCTGCCCTTCAAGCTCGACGACGACAACGGCCGGCAGGAGAAGATCAGCGACGACACGCTCGCGCGCCTGCAGGAAGAGCGCCGCCTCATGTACGTCGGCATCACCCGCGCGCAGCGCAGCCTGGCGGTGAGCTGGACCAAGAAGCGAAAGAAAGGCCGCGAGATGGTGGCCGGCATCCCGAGCCGCTTCATTGCCGAGATGGCGCTCGACAAGGCGACCGCGAAAGAAGACCCGCGCGAGAAGCTCAAGGCACTGCGTGCCGAGTTCGCACGCAAGGCGCAAGACAATGCGGCCGCGGCGGCAGCCGCCGCCGCGGCGCCGTGA
- a CDS encoding phospholipase A, whose amino-acid sequence MNETKRHTRILMALGAGLGMASAHAQPADKPASPLASAQLTWQQCSALAGSNEARLACYDRWAQQQSLPAAAVGSAPPVLASTQPAPPVDASVPATRVVSVSTEEGCRDRQYSTLSRFWELENGSDCGTFTFRGYRPLSVSFSAATKKPDTPTSPAEGHTGTAIDYQANEMRIGLSVRTKLAQGILTKDDPVKKDSLWFGYSQQSTWQLFNGDLSRPFRTTDHEPEVMYVYPTDFKLPGGWRWRYAGLGLVHQSNGQSLPYSRSWNRVYLMGGMELDDRFTVTGRIWQRLNESAKSDDNPDIAEYIGRAEVTARWNLNRDNQLGVTVRNNLRDSGRGSIRLEWLKAIGDPTKSNLRFHTQLFHGYGDTLVDYNRKRTVLNVGLSLVDF is encoded by the coding sequence ATGAACGAAACGAAACGACACACACGCATCCTGATGGCGCTTGGCGCCGGGCTCGGCATGGCAAGCGCCCATGCGCAGCCCGCCGACAAGCCGGCGAGCCCGCTCGCAAGCGCCCAACTCACCTGGCAGCAGTGCAGCGCCCTCGCGGGCAGCAACGAGGCGCGCCTCGCTTGCTACGACCGTTGGGCACAGCAGCAATCGCTGCCTGCCGCCGCCGTCGGGTCGGCGCCGCCTGTGCTCGCCAGCACGCAGCCGGCGCCACCGGTCGACGCCTCGGTGCCCGCGACGCGCGTGGTCTCGGTGAGCACCGAAGAAGGCTGCCGCGACCGCCAGTACTCGACGCTCTCGCGCTTCTGGGAACTGGAAAACGGCAGCGACTGCGGCACCTTCACTTTCCGCGGTTACCGGCCGCTCAGCGTGTCGTTCTCGGCCGCCACGAAGAAGCCGGACACGCCGACCTCGCCGGCGGAAGGCCACACCGGCACGGCCATCGACTACCAGGCCAACGAAATGCGCATCGGCCTGTCGGTGCGCACCAAGCTGGCCCAGGGCATCCTCACCAAGGACGATCCGGTGAAGAAGGATTCGCTCTGGTTCGGCTACAGCCAGCAATCGACCTGGCAGCTCTTCAACGGCGACCTTTCGCGGCCGTTCCGCACCACCGACCATGAGCCCGAGGTCATGTACGTCTACCCGACGGATTTCAAGCTGCCGGGCGGCTGGCGCTGGCGGTATGCGGGCCTCGGCCTGGTGCACCAGTCGAACGGCCAGAGCCTGCCTTACTCGCGCAGCTGGAACCGGGTGTACCTCATGGGCGGCATGGAGCTGGACGATCGCTTCACCGTCACCGGCCGCATCTGGCAGCGCCTGAACGAAAGCGCCAAGAGCGACGACAACCCGGACATCGCCGAGTACATCGGTCGCGCCGAAGTCACCGCGCGCTGGAACCTGAATCGCGATAACCAGCTCGGCGTGACGGTGCGCAACAACCTGCGTGACAGCGGCCGCGGCTCGATCCGCCTCGAATGGCTCAAGGCGATTGGTGATCCGACCAAGAGCAACCTGCGCTTTCACACGCAGCTGTTCCATGGCTACGGCGACACGCTGGTCGACTACAACCGCAAACGCACCGTGCTCAACGTCGGGCTGAGCCTGGTGGACTTCTGA